Proteins from a genomic interval of Panthera tigris isolate Pti1 chromosome A2, P.tigris_Pti1_mat1.1, whole genome shotgun sequence:
- the LRTM1 gene encoding leucine-rich repeat and transmembrane domain-containing protein 1 isoform X2: MKGELLLLSSVIFLLRVVCGCPTRCRCHSPSRSVDCSRQGLAEIPPDLPPQTLTLHLQDNQIHQLPAFAFRSVPHLRTLNLYNNSLSDLAPGVFHGLQHLQVLNLTQNSLHSLESRLFHSLPQLRELDLSSNNISHLPISLGKPWENLTVFAIQQNQLQQLDRELLESMPNVRLLFLKDNLWKCNCHLLSLKLWLEKFIYKEYQDKERSMRLHDKRRR; the protein is encoded by the coding sequence GTGAACTGCTTCTGCTTTCCAGTGTGATCTTCCTGCTCCGGGTGGTGTGTGGCTGCCCCACGAGGTGCCGCTGTCACTCACCCTCACGGTCTGTAGACTGCAGCCGGCAGGGTCTGGCTGAAATCCCTCCCGATTTGCCTCCTCAGACCCTAACGCTGCACTTGCAAGATAACCAGATACACCAGCTCCCTGCTTTTGCATTCAGGTCGGTGCCACACCTCAGGACCCTGAACTTGTACAACAATTCCCTTTCAGATCTGGCCCCTGGAGTCTTCCATGGACTTCAGCACTTGCAGGTCTTAAACCTAACCCAGAACTCCCTGCATTCTCTGGAAAGCAGACTTTTCCATTCCCTCCCACAGCTGCGGGAGCTTGATTTGTCATCAAACAACATAAGCCACCTTCCCATATCCCTGGGTAAGCCTTGGGAGAACCTGACGGTATTTGCAATTCAACAAAACCAGCTTCAGCAGCTTGATCGAGAGCTCCTAGAATCcatgcccaacgtgaggctttTATTTCTCAAGGACAACCTCTGGAAATGCAATTGCCACCTGCTCAGTCTTAAACTCTGGCTGGAGAAATTTATCTATAAAG